DNA from Synechococcus elongatus PCC 6301:
CACAGTGATGCCGATGTGCTGACCCACGCAATCATGGATGCCCTGCTCGGTGCCCTGAGTTTGGGCGATATTGGCCACTACTTTCCGCCGACGGATCCGCAGTGGAAAGGGGCCGATAGTCTGAAGCTGCTGGCTCAGGTGAATCAACTGATCCGCGATCGCGGCTGGACGATTGGCAACCTCGATTCTGTCGTGGTGGCAGAGCAACCAAAACTAAAGCCCCACATCGCAGCGATGCGCGATCGCCTCGCGAAGGTGCTTGAGCTAGAGCCTGATCAGATTGGCATCAAAGCAACCACCAACGAAAAACTGGGGCCTACGGGGCGAGAAGAGGGAATCTGTGCCTATGCCGTGGCGCTCTTGGTTCGTGATTAACCTCCGCCGCTGGCTGGCTTTTTGTCTGGCGGCTGTGCTGCTAGTGGCCTGTGGTCGTGCGAGTGCACCGCCCCGTCAGCAGCTGATCGCCAGCGTACGTTTCGATCCCAAAACCTTCAACTACGCCTTAAACGAGGAATCGCCCAACGTTTTTGGGCTGCTCTACGAAGGCCTTGTCCACGTCAATGGCTTTGATGGCAGCCTAAAACCTGGTCTGGCTGAGTCGTGGCAGATTAGCCCTGATCGCCTGCAGGTGGTCTTTCAGTTGCGGCCCGATCTGCGCTGGTCCGATGGCCAGCCCTTGACGGCGGCAGACGTCGACTTCACCTACAACCGCATCTACTTCAATCCCAAGGTGCCAACTGGCGCGCGGGATATTCTGCGGATCGACCAAGATTTACCAACGGTTAGGGCCGCGGGCGATCGCCAGGTGATTGTCCAGACGCCCCGCCCCTTTGCCCCGCTGCTGCGAAACATGGCACTGCCGATTTTGCCCCAGCATGCCCTTGCCACTTCGCTTGAGCAGACTGATAGTCAGGGAAATCCGGCTTTTTTGAGCACTTGGGGTACGGAGACTGATCCAAAGCAAATTATTGTCAACGGCCCGTTTCGGTTACAGCGCTATCAACCGGGCCAACGGATTATTTTTGAACGGAATCCCTACTTTTATCAGCGCGATCGCGATGGGAGTCCGCTACCCAAAATCGATCGTCTCGTTTGGCAAATTGTCGAGAATTCCGACACCCAATTGCTACAGTTCCGCTCGGGCGATTTAGATGTTTTAGAGCCGATTCAGCCCGGTGATTTCTCGCTCTTAAAACGAGAAGAACAGCGTGGTAATTTCACAATCTATAGTGGTGGCCCTGAACCGCTGACCGTTTATCTAACCTTTAATCTCAACCAAGGGCGGCGCAAGGGTAAACCTCTTGTCGATCCGATCAAATCAGCTTGGTTTAATGATGTTCGTTTCCGCCAAGCGATCGCCTACGCCATCGATCGCCCCGCGATCGTCGATACGGCTTATCGCGGCTTAGGTGTAGTTGTCAACTCATTGATCATTCCCCAGAGTCCCTTTTATCTCAGCCCCGAGGAGGGATTACCGGTCTATAACTTCAATCAGCAAAAGGCGGAAGCACTGCTGAAAGAGGCAGGATTTCAAACAGATGCGGATGGTCAACTGCGCGATCGCCAGGGCAATCCTGTTCGCTTCACCGTCATCACCAATGCTGAGAATCCTGTACGTGTCGCCATGGGTGCCCGGATTAAGGGCGATCTGGCCCGTCTGGGGATT
Protein-coding regions in this window:
- the ispF gene encoding 2-C-methyl-D-erythritol 2,4-cyclodiphosphate synthase, coding for MSRFRIGNGYDIHRLVEGRPLILGGIQLEHSLGLDGHSDADVLTHAIMDALLGALSLGDIGHYFPPTDPQWKGADSLKLLAQVNQLIRDRGWTIGNLDSVVVAEQPKLKPHIAAMRDRLAKVLELEPDQIGIKATTNEKLGPTGREEGICAYAVALLVRD
- a CDS encoding ABC transporter substrate-binding protein — translated: MPWRSWFVINLRRWLAFCLAAVLLVACGRASAPPRQQLIASVRFDPKTFNYALNEESPNVFGLLYEGLVHVNGFDGSLKPGLAESWQISPDRLQVVFQLRPDLRWSDGQPLTAADVDFTYNRIYFNPKVPTGARDILRIDQDLPTVRAAGDRQVIVQTPRPFAPLLRNMALPILPQHALATSLEQTDSQGNPAFLSTWGTETDPKQIIVNGPFRLQRYQPGQRIIFERNPYFYQRDRDGSPLPKIDRLVWQIVENSDTQLLQFRSGDLDVLEPIQPGDFSLLKREEQRGNFTIYSGGPEPLTVYLTFNLNQGRRKGKPLVDPIKSAWFNDVRFRQAIAYAIDRPAIVDTAYRGLGVVVNSLIIPQSPFYLSPEEGLPVYNFNQQKAEALLKEAGFQTDADGQLRDRQGNPVRFTVITNAENPVRVAMGARIKGDLARLGIQVDFTPIAFSSVIDRLSNQLDWEGLILGLTSNIEPNSGANVWNPQGSLHLFNQQPSESQAPIEGQQVAPWEAEIYRLFVAAAQELNDDRRKEIYGQAQRLAQQYLPFIYLVNRQQIAAVRNTVTPIQFSELGGALWNTEFVSVSADD